The Ascaphus truei isolate aAscTru1 chromosome 11, aAscTru1.hap1, whole genome shotgun sequence genome includes a window with the following:
- the LOC142463614 gene encoding uncharacterized protein LOC142463614, translating into MSVGIFSRDGQSSYKWLSHFLAVTPPTVMDVRPVYISSNNSQNFREEVSKCKFAILYHTKKRGRINITDVTDSLYDEELEYLSHCLGKEKVIVLIDDLQDISSLEKTRILQNQPSIGRLAHNLFLFNRVDKENLPVLGTSDSMKKKLEQIKKIIMGKGKNETSPMKSGIRKVSQLDLYSKPEDMSCWQRYAIWLVFIALVVFIIVVVLSVTLGHGHQGGQNVTTTPVYSLTTHWSTKHVAGNTTSLPGTTTSFPGNGTSFPGNMTSFPGNTTSVPGNTTSFPGNTTSFPGNMTSVPGNTTSFPGNMTSVPGNTTSVPGNTTSFPGNTTSFPGNTTSLPGNTTSLPGNTTSLPGNTTSLPGNATSLPENATSLPGNMISLPGNATSLPGNTISLQGNSTSFP; encoded by the exons ACAAATGGTTGTCCCACTTCCTCGCCGTGACTCCGCCGACAGTGATGGACGTCCGACCTGTTTACATCTCCAGTAACAACTCCCAGAACTTCAGAGAAGAGGTCTCCAAGTGCAAGTTTGCCATTCTATACCACACGAAGAAGAGAGGCAGGATAAATATCACCGATGTGACAGATTCTCTGTATGATGAGGAGCTGGAGTATTTATCCCATTGTCTTG GGAAGGAGAAAGTCATTGTGCTGATTGATGACCTGCAGGACATCAGCTCTTTGGAGAAGACCAGAATCCTGCAGAATCAGCCCAGCATTGGGAGACTGGCCCACAATCTGTTCCTCTTCAACAGAGTGGACAAGGAGAACCTTCCAGTTCTGGGGACATCGGATTCAATGAAGAAAAAGTTGGAACAGATCAAGAAAATAATCATGGGGAAAGGGAAGAATGAAACCAGTCCGATGAAATCAG GGATCAGAAAAGTTTCACAGCTG gatttatATTCTAAACCAGAAGACATGAGCTGCTGGCAG AGATATGCTATATGGTTGGTTTTCATCGCACTGGTTGTATTCATAATTGTGGTAGTGCTCAGTGTTACCTTGGGACATGGACATCAAGGCGGGCAGAATGTGACCACTACACCAGTCTACTCTCTCACCACCCACTGGAGCACGAAACATGTTGCAGGAAATACCACGTCTCTTCCAGGAACTACAACTTCCTTTCCAGGAAATGGCACTTCCTTTCCAGGAAATATGACTTCCTTTCCAGGAAATACGACCTCCGTTCCAGGAAATACGACTTCCTTTCCAGGAAATACGACTTCCTTTCCAGGAAATATGACCTCCGTTCCAGGAAATACGACTTCCTTTCCAGGAAATATGACTTCCGTTCCAGGAAATACGACCTCCGTTCCAGGAAATACGACTTCCTTTCCAGGAAATACGACTTCCTTTCCAGGAAATACGACCTCCCTTCCAGGAAATACGACCTCCCTTCCAGGAAATACGACCTCCCTTCCAGGAAATACGACCTCCCTTCCAGGAAATGCCACGTCCCTTCCAGAAAATGCCACGTCCCTTCCAGGAAATATGATTTCCCTTCCAGGAAATGCCACATCCCTTCCAGGAAATACGATTTCTCTTCAAGGAAATTCCACATCCTTTCCATGA
- the LOC142463617 gene encoding uncharacterized protein LOC142463617, translating to MEDLEALRQKVLKYQLRKAEKGAEGYTRILLQLFGSAGHGKSSLINSCKYVLEGTKFETPAQVASGHQSQGGLTTCRTTYVLTDTITMVDNRGFGKMDSYETEEIYAQLANILPLDETVSWNKPFADIAKSCLMNSEMTYTDLVVPLYVYSAEEGLDKSRAEEIKTFLTNAQRMTGFLPIVVITKTSCEKVQQVHQQFQNIGIESIFKVENYTPNNNSKTLGKDKQFLLILTEVLSLVDFRMEQHIDLKVEHNKRLQDLVIMANDREVKKAIEDTIRKMEKEQQNKKPEKKAWCTLS from the exons ATGGAGGATCTGGAGGCTCTCAGGCAGAAGGTCCTGAAATACCAGCTTAGAAAGGCCGAGAAGGGAGCTGAAGGTTACACCCGGATTCTGCTGCAGCTCTTTGGCTCTGCAGGACATGGGAAGTCCTCCCTCATCAACTCCTGCAAGTACGTCTTGGAGGGTACAAAGTTTGAGACCCCAGCACAGGTGGCCTCTGGACATCAGTCCCAAGGAGGACTGACCACGTGTAGAACAACTTATGTCCTCACAGACACCATCACCATGGTAGACAACAGAGGCTTCGGGAAGATGGACAGTTATGAGACAGAAGAAATTTATGCCCAACTTG CTAACATTCTGCCTCTGGATGAAACGGTGTCTTGGAATAAGCCATTTGCCGATATAGCAAAGAGCTGTCTAATGAATTCCGAGATGACTTACACAGACCTTGTTGTACCACTGTACGTGTACAG CGCGGAAGAAGGACTCGACAAATCCAGAGCAGAggaaataaaaacatttcttACAAATGCTCAGAGGATGACAG gcTTCCTGCCCATTGTTGTTATCACCAAAACAAGTTGTGAGAAGGTCCAGCAAGTCCATCAACAATTTCAGAACATCGGGATAGAGAGTATATTTAAGGTGGAGAATTACACTcccaacaacaacagcaaaacaCTAGGGAAAGACAAGCAATTTCTCCTGATCTTAACAGAGGTTTTGTCCCTGGTAGATTTTAGGATGGAGCAACACATTGACCTGAAGGTGGAACATAATAAGCGACTGCAAGACTTGGTAATAATGGCAAACGATAGGGAGGTGAAAAAAGCTATAGAAGATACCATTAGGAAAATGGAAAAAGAGCAACAAAATAAGAAACCCGAAAAGAAGGCATGGTGCACACTGTCCTAA